TGAAGCCGGCGCCTTCTCGGCTACCAAGAAAATGGTCCTCCTGAAGTAACGGCTTCCTCGCCCGACTCAACCAAACTTCAGGAATACACCACAAACCCTCCCAGCAATGGGAGGGTTTTTTTATGGGAAAGGATTCACAGATTACAAATCTCACTATTTGACTTTCCTTCTATTAATCGCTAATAATGGTCATGCTTTACCTCTGGGTAATCATCGCCTATCTGGTCGTTCTCATCTTTGTCGGCTCCATCCGCAGCGCTCGCGTTAAAAATCAGGATGACTTTATGGTGGCGGGAAGGCAGCTTCCGGTCTGGGTGCTGGTCGGGACATTGCTGGCAACCTGGATAGGGAGCGGCTCTATTATCGGCGGGGCCGGACTTGCTTTCGACAAGGGCTTCTCGGCTCTCTGGTTTGATGCCGGTGTCTGGCTCGCCATTATTATCCTCTATCTTGTCGCCGGGCGCGCCCGCCGCTTTGCCCAGTACACTGTCCCCGATATTCTCGAAGCCCGCTATAATTATATTGCCCGCCTTCTCGGCACCCTGGTCACTATTATCGCCTATACTGCCATTGTCAGTTATCAGTTTCGGGCTGGAGGAATGGTCCTTAATCTGGTTACCGGAATCCCGGCAACGGAGGGGATGATAATTACCGCTCTGTTCGTAATTGGATACACCGCTCTTTCCGGAATGTTTTCAGTCGCCTACACTGACGTGGCTAACGGTATTATGATGATAATCGGGCTCTTTATCGCCCTTCCTTTTCTCTTGAGCGACGCCGGCGGCTGGTCGGGAATGATGGCGCGTCTTCCTGCCGAGCATTTCCAGCCGCTCGGAAATATGACCCTTTTAGAGGCGCTCGGCTACTCGCTGCCGACAATGCTTCTTCTTCTCGGCGAGTCAGGGATGTATCAGAGATTTTTTTCCGCCCGCAACGAATCGGTCGCCCGCAGGTCGGTCATTGGATGGATTGTTGGCACTATTATTCTGGAGACGCTGATAGTCGTGCTGGCAGTAATCGGAAGCGCCATATTTACAGACATTGAAGGGGAAATGGTCATACTGCATGCCGTTCGCCACGGCTTACCGGTCGCCATCGGCTGCGTTCTTCTCGCCGCTATCGTGGCGGTGATTGTATCGACGGCCGATTCCTTTCTTCTGGTGCCGGCGACTAATGTTATGCGCGATATCGTGCAGCGCTTTATTCAGCCCGATATATCTCAGAAAAAAATGGTCTTTTACTCCCGGGTGGTGGTGATTCTTCTAGGAGCGGTCGCATTCTTGCAGGTGCAGTTCTTTGAGAAGGTGCTCGAGATGGCGCTCTACGCCTATACCATGTATGGCGTCGGCATCACTCCGGCCGTCATGGCGGCTTTCTTCTGGAAACGAGCCACTCCGGCGGGAGGCGCCTCCTCCATAGCGGCGGGAATGACGGTTACTCTTATCTGGGAAATCGGCAAACAACCATTGGGCTTGCCGACCGTCTATCCGGCGCTAGCGGCATCGCTTCTGGCGTTGGTTGTCGTTTCTCTCCTGTCTAAACCGCCCGACGAAGCGAAATGGCGTCCTTTCTTTGATTAGAGACTTACTATGACTGACGATGACCCGGTAGAGCTGCCGATTGACGGCATTCTCGACCTTCATATTTTCGACCCCAAAGACGTCAAGCAATTAATCCCGGACTATATTGAAGCCTGTCTGGAAAAGAAAATATATCAGCTGCGGATTATCCATGGCAAAGGGACCGGAGTCCTGCGCCAGATAACTCATTCCATTCTGGAAAAACATCCCGGTGTCATATCCTTCCGCCTCGACCCGGAGTCGGGAGGCTCCTGGGGCGCCACATTGGTGGAGTTGCGGCGCGAGTAATCTCGAATTCTGTTCTCAAAAGAAAACGGCAGGAGCGCTTTGCTCCTGCCGTCGATTTCTTCTTCCGCTTACTTTCGCCGTCACTCAGAAGGAGTAGTGTTATCGTCAAAATGAGGGCAGAATTGCTTCCAGGTCCCTTTCAGGGGAAGGTTCAGCTGCTCCACCGGTAAGGAGTAATCGCCAAACTCCCCTTCAATCACACCGGCCGCGGGACTGTTGGGCGCGACCATTTTGAACACCCCTTTGAATTTCCCATGTCCGCTCCCGCAAAGGATACAGTCGCGCGGGTCATCATAGTACCAGACCCCTCGCATATACCCGATAACGACTGTCAGCATGACTCCGGAGATAGTGCCTTCAAAGACTCTTTCATAATTGTCGGTCGTCCAGAATCTTCCGGCAAAGATTCCGAGAGGGGCGCCATTGGCATCCATCCAGGTGCCGTTAAGATATCCGCTGTCGCCGGGGATATCGGCTTTGGTCCATTCACCGACCAGAAGTCCCTGCGGGCAGCGCGGAGGCCAGATACGTCGCGCCAGCACCGCCACGGAGTTGACATTATCAACATTGTAAAGAGCGCTGAAATTCTCCAGCTCCTCAAAATTGTATGAGATTGAAAAGGGCGGAGTGGTAAAATGCAGCTGCGGCGCAGTAATGTAAACTATTCCTTTCTTCAGAAAGATGAAAGCGACAATGCCGTCAAAGTCTCCGCTGGTCGAAGATACCCAGGCCGCCATTGCCGGATTATTTGTCCGTACCAGGGAATCCTCGCCCCGCTCAAAATCGATAATACCGGCGACCCCGACAAAAGCGACGCCGTTAACATTGAGATTCCCCGACCAGTCGGTCGTGGGAGCGCTGGGAGCCGGGGTGTTGAAGAGATGCCCCCAGAGGAAAGTTACCACATAGATTTCATAGCTGGTATCGGTCAGGCTGGGGACAGTCCAGTCGGAAGTAGGGAAATCCAGATGTTCGGGAAGATTCTCCTCGGTTATGGCATGCCGGTTAAGGAGCGCCTGAATGTCCACCGGGACCTCCTGTGCAACCGGACGGCTCTCCTTCGGTGGCGCCGGCTCCGTTCCCTGCTTGCTGCAGCCAAATATTAAAAGCCCCAGAAGCGATAAAAAGACGGCAATTTTTCTCATTTATCCTCCCGTATGTTTAAGATTCTATTTGATGGCGATGAAGGTCCAAGAAGCAGGTTTCTGCTTATAATTTACGGTCGAGGGCTTTCCTGCGCAACCGGAATTTGCGCCTGACTGGCGCCCCATCGCAGAAAAAGCGCCCGGCTACTTCATCAAGACCATTTTCCTTGTAACCGCAAAACTGGAGGTCTTAATCCGGTATAGATATACTCCGCTTGCTGTTGGCTGACCTTTATCGGTGAGTCCGTCCCAACGGACTTCATAACGGCCCGCTGATAACGGTCTATCCAGTAACGTTCTTACCGGCCGCCCCAAAATATCATAAATCGTCAGCGCTAAATGCTCTTTTCGCGGCAGCGTGAAAGTTAGTGCCGTCGAACTGTTAAACGGATTGGGGCGGTTCTGGCTCAGGCTGAAGCCTGACGGCAACAGTGTCTCGTTTTCTGAAATATCGGTCGGACCGCAGGAATCAGGTATTCCGCCCATATTACTCATATCTCGGTCGTATCGCCAGAACGGCGCCGGGGAGGTACAGGGGGAGAACTCGGCTCCGGGGAACTCGACAAAGATCAGGCTGCTGTCGGCGGTGGTCATGACTAAATCGACGTCGCCATTCTTATTTATATCACCGATGACCGGCGTGTGGCGATAATAAGTG
Above is a genomic segment from Candidatus Zixiibacteriota bacterium containing:
- a CDS encoding sodium:solute symporter family protein encodes the protein MLYLWVIIAYLVVLIFVGSIRSARVKNQDDFMVAGRQLPVWVLVGTLLATWIGSGSIIGGAGLAFDKGFSALWFDAGVWLAIIILYLVAGRARRFAQYTVPDILEARYNYIARLLGTLVTIIAYTAIVSYQFRAGGMVLNLVTGIPATEGMIITALFVIGYTALSGMFSVAYTDVANGIMMIIGLFIALPFLLSDAGGWSGMMARLPAEHFQPLGNMTLLEALGYSLPTMLLLLGESGMYQRFFSARNESVARRSVIGWIVGTIILETLIVVLAVIGSAIFTDIEGEMVILHAVRHGLPVAIGCVLLAAIVAVIVSTADSFLLVPATNVMRDIVQRFIQPDISQKKMVFYSRVVVILLGAVAFLQVQFFEKVLEMALYAYTMYGVGITPAVMAAFFWKRATPAGGASSIAAGMTVTLIWEIGKQPLGLPTVYPALAASLLALVVVSLLSKPPDEAKWRPFFD
- a CDS encoding Smr/MutS family protein, producing MTDDDPVELPIDGILDLHIFDPKDVKQLIPDYIEACLEKKIYQLRIIHGKGTGVLRQITHSILEKHPGVISFRLDPESGGSWGATLVELRRE